A window of the Desulforapulum autotrophicum HRM2 genome harbors these coding sequences:
- a CDS encoding molybdopterin-dependent aldehyde oxidoreductase, producing MPNEFLNKKIYINSIPQTVIADADTSLAEVIRQNLGLTGTKIGCNKGQCGACNVILNGKLIRSCITKWARVPNDSTIMTIEGLGDVEKLHPLQWAFTVHGAIQCGFCTPGFIISAKVFLDQNPDPARHEVRAWFQKYRNACRCTGYKQIVDAVMDAAKVLRNEKEMAAFSSLLGKKGEVWGTSYPRPSAVYKATGTWDFGEDFRNKLPRDTLYGAMVQSEISHAVIKGINISRAEKMPGVYKIVTAKDIKGTNKIVGQPTPCQNGLDRPIFCDEKIFMRGDVVALVCADTQKNADAAAKTVILDLEPLPAYLSAMAAIAPDAMEIHPGTPNIYNEKRIAKGEDTAPIMAASDHVVENDFYLQRQPHLVMEPDVGFGYMDEAGRLTIQSKSIWIYFHKAQMAPGLGLEPDQIRIIQNNSGGSFGYKLSITCEAIIGAAVLATGKPVFLGYDMAQTIGYTPNRSPFDIHMKFGADKTGKITAMETKFYVDHGPYSEFSERLTQRGTQFMGANYGIPNIRGVGYTVCTNQTWGSAFRAFGSPQAYLATEVLMDELAEKIGMDPLELRYLNVIREGDTFPFGQAPDVYVYPALIDTLRPKYQAALGRANKESTQTEKKGVGVALGVFGATHDGPDTADIIVELTEEGVTVFNNWEDHGQGADIGALGTAHEALKPLGLAPEAIKLVMNDTALAPNAGAASGSSSQVVKGNAILNGCERLLNAMAKDDGTFRTYGEMKAENLQTRHTGTWTNMGGTVCDENGQGKPFGALMYGLFMAETAVDITTGKVKVEKFTFVSDIGVINNIATVEGQMYGGLAQGIGLALSEDFENIGRHSTLMGAGLPYIEDVPDEMELIHMNHPRQHGGPYGASGIGELPLTAPHPAILNAIYNACGVRIRRLPALPEKILEGLKANQATAQGGATT from the coding sequence GAACGGCAAATTAATTCGTTCGTGCATCACCAAATGGGCCAGGGTACCCAATGATTCAACAATTATGACCATTGAAGGACTGGGCGACGTGGAAAAGCTTCACCCCCTGCAGTGGGCGTTTACCGTCCATGGCGCCATTCAGTGCGGATTCTGCACCCCGGGTTTCATCATAAGCGCAAAAGTATTTCTCGACCAGAATCCCGATCCTGCACGCCATGAGGTTCGCGCCTGGTTTCAGAAATACCGCAACGCCTGCCGGTGCACGGGATACAAGCAAATCGTTGATGCAGTCATGGATGCGGCAAAGGTTCTCAGGAACGAAAAAGAGATGGCAGCGTTTTCATCCCTGCTGGGCAAAAAAGGCGAGGTGTGGGGAACCTCCTATCCAAGACCCAGCGCTGTCTACAAGGCCACCGGCACCTGGGATTTTGGCGAAGATTTCAGAAACAAACTGCCCAGGGACACCCTTTACGGGGCCATGGTTCAATCCGAGATCTCCCACGCCGTTATTAAAGGCATCAACATCTCCAGGGCTGAAAAAATGCCCGGAGTCTACAAAATCGTCACGGCCAAGGATATCAAAGGGACCAATAAAATCGTTGGCCAGCCGACCCCCTGCCAGAATGGACTGGACCGGCCCATCTTCTGCGATGAAAAGATTTTCATGCGTGGTGACGTGGTCGCCCTTGTGTGTGCCGATACCCAGAAAAATGCAGACGCCGCAGCCAAAACGGTCATACTGGACCTTGAGCCGCTGCCGGCATACCTTTCTGCCATGGCGGCCATTGCGCCTGATGCCATGGAGATCCACCCGGGCACCCCCAACATTTACAACGAAAAACGAATTGCAAAGGGGGAAGATACCGCTCCCATCATGGCAGCATCCGACCATGTCGTGGAAAATGATTTTTACCTCCAGCGCCAGCCCCACCTAGTCATGGAACCCGATGTCGGGTTTGGCTACATGGACGAAGCGGGTCGTTTGACAATCCAGTCCAAAAGCATCTGGATCTACTTTCACAAGGCTCAGATGGCCCCCGGGCTCGGCCTTGAACCCGATCAGATCCGAATCATCCAGAACAACTCAGGCGGTTCATTCGGGTATAAACTGAGCATCACCTGCGAGGCAATCATCGGTGCTGCCGTGCTTGCCACAGGAAAACCCGTGTTCCTTGGCTATGATATGGCCCAGACCATCGGCTATACCCCCAACCGGTCACCGTTTGATATACACATGAAATTTGGCGCAGACAAAACCGGAAAAATAACAGCCATGGAAACCAAATTCTATGTGGACCATGGCCCCTATTCTGAATTTTCCGAGCGCCTCACCCAGAGGGGCACCCAGTTCATGGGAGCAAACTACGGCATTCCAAACATCCGGGGGGTCGGGTATACCGTATGTACCAACCAGACCTGGGGGTCTGCCTTCAGAGCCTTTGGATCTCCCCAGGCTTACCTTGCCACAGAGGTCCTCATGGACGAACTTGCAGAAAAAATAGGAATGGATCCCCTGGAACTCCGCTACCTGAACGTAATCCGTGAAGGCGACACCTTTCCCTTTGGACAGGCACCGGATGTCTACGTCTATCCTGCCCTGATCGACACCCTCCGCCCCAAATACCAGGCAGCCCTGGGCCGGGCAAACAAGGAATCCACTCAAACCGAGAAAAAAGGGGTGGGCGTTGCCCTGGGAGTGTTCGGCGCAACCCATGACGGCCCAGACACCGCAGACATCATAGTCGAGTTGACCGAAGAGGGCGTCACCGTATTCAACAACTGGGAAGACCATGGCCAGGGAGCGGATATCGGTGCCCTGGGAACGGCCCATGAAGCCCTAAAACCCCTTGGACTTGCACCCGAAGCGATCAAACTTGTGATGAACGACACGGCCCTGGCTCCCAATGCAGGGGCAGCATCGGGAAGCAGCTCCCAGGTGGTCAAGGGAAATGCCATTTTAAACGGATGCGAGCGCCTGCTCAACGCCATGGCAAAAGATGACGGCACCTTCAGGACCTATGGGGAGATGAAGGCGGAGAACCTGCAAACCCGCCACACCGGCACCTGGACCAACATGGGCGGCACCGTGTGCGATGAAAACGGCCAGGGGAAGCCCTTTGGAGCACTGATGTATGGCCTGTTCATGGCTGAAACGGCCGTGGACATCACAACGGGCAAGGTAAAGGTTGAAAAATTTACCTTTGTTTCAGATATTGGCGTAATCAATAACATTGCAACCGTGGAAGGACAGATGTACGGCGGACTTGCCCAGGGCATCGGGCTTGCCCTGTCTGAAGATTTCGAAAATATCGGGCGACATTCGACCCTGATGGGGGCAGGTCTACCCTATATCGAAGATGTTCCCGACGAAATGGAGCTCATTCACATGAACCATCCCCGGCAACACGGCGGTCCCTATGGTGCTTCTGGCATTGGCGAATTGCCCCTTACTGCGCCCCATCCGGCAATCCTCAACGCCATTTACAATGCCTGCGGCGTTCGCATCCGAAGGCTTCCGGCTCTTCCTGAAAAGATCCTGGAAGGATTAAAGGCCAACCAGGCCACAGCCCAGGGAGGCGCAACGACATAA
- a CDS encoding sigma-54-dependent Fis family transcriptional regulator → MCSMISELFQMEASSLEEKDGALSRGKIIDVFLNAISDAIIVFDTRFRVLISNERCQQTLAIFPGTLLDSTLPELSAGVSTVIQTMAPLVDLVVERGKRHFSVDIHPIVHRHGVEGVFSILHETTEMDRLKKKVKYFQHLSYELDTLIDSSNDGLWICDGNGVVLRLNAASERLNELKAEDMIGKCMTQIVAEGYINKSVTLDVLKTGKRTSIFQKTRTGKKLFLTGTPVFDKETGKIFRVVVNERDITEITDLQAELKETEALNDRYKRDLLELQIEETESREVIARSANYVATIQKAVKLAHVDSTVVFLGESGTGKSILANLIHKHSARADEPLIKLNCGAIPESLVESELFGYEKGAFTGAHKSGKPGKFEMADKGTLFLDEIGELPLSSQVKLLGFLEDGTVCRVGGTVDRIIDVRIIAATNQDLKAMIEKNLFRRDLYYRLNVIPLAIPPLRERKECILPLLNHYVELFSKKYAMKRAVSLTSEVSDALVLYDYPGNVRELINICERLVVMSSKGCMAYTDLPASVLSSVGSGTCEQELWDSALTLQEMIERLEKKVLEKTMQTQGTQKKTAELLGLNQSTVARKLKKYALGT, encoded by the coding sequence ATGTGTTCCATGATTTCAGAACTTTTCCAGATGGAAGCCTCTTCCCTTGAGGAAAAAGATGGGGCGCTTTCCCGGGGAAAAATTATCGACGTTTTTCTCAATGCAATTTCAGATGCAATTATCGTTTTTGACACCCGCTTCCGGGTGCTGATTTCCAATGAAAGGTGTCAGCAGACTTTAGCCATTTTCCCTGGAACCCTCCTTGATTCAACCCTTCCAGAACTTTCAGCCGGGGTCTCAACCGTGATCCAGACAATGGCGCCCCTTGTTGACCTGGTTGTTGAACGGGGAAAACGTCATTTCTCCGTAGACATTCATCCCATTGTTCATCGCCATGGGGTGGAAGGTGTCTTTTCGATTTTACATGAAACTACGGAGATGGATCGTCTTAAAAAAAAAGTGAAGTATTTTCAGCATTTGTCCTATGAACTGGATACCCTCATCGATTCAAGCAATGACGGATTGTGGATCTGTGACGGCAATGGGGTTGTGTTGCGCCTCAACGCGGCATCCGAACGGTTGAACGAACTCAAGGCTGAGGATATGATTGGAAAGTGCATGACGCAGATCGTGGCAGAGGGGTATATCAACAAATCCGTCACCCTGGATGTTCTTAAAACAGGCAAGAGAACCAGCATCTTTCAGAAAACCAGGACCGGAAAAAAGCTTTTTCTGACGGGGACCCCTGTGTTTGACAAGGAAACCGGGAAGATTTTCAGGGTGGTGGTAAATGAAAGGGATATCACTGAAATTACAGATCTTCAGGCAGAGTTGAAAGAGACCGAGGCGTTAAATGATCGATACAAACGAGATCTGCTGGAGCTGCAGATCGAAGAGACAGAATCCAGAGAGGTCATCGCCAGGAGTGCAAATTATGTGGCAACCATCCAGAAGGCGGTAAAACTTGCCCATGTGGATTCCACGGTTGTTTTTCTGGGTGAGTCCGGAACGGGCAAAAGTATCCTTGCTAACTTGATTCACAAACATTCTGCAAGGGCGGATGAGCCTCTGATAAAGCTTAACTGTGGTGCAATCCCTGAATCCCTGGTTGAAAGTGAACTGTTTGGGTATGAAAAAGGCGCTTTTACCGGGGCCCATAAATCAGGGAAACCGGGCAAGTTTGAAATGGCGGACAAGGGCACTCTTTTTCTGGATGAGATTGGAGAGCTGCCCCTCTCCTCCCAGGTCAAGCTTTTGGGTTTTCTTGAAGACGGAACGGTCTGCCGTGTGGGTGGAACTGTTGACAGAATCATTGATGTACGCATCATTGCAGCCACAAACCAGGATCTCAAGGCCATGATCGAGAAGAACCTGTTTAGAAGGGATCTCTATTACAGGCTCAATGTCATACCCCTTGCCATTCCTCCCCTGAGGGAAAGAAAAGAGTGCATCCTTCCCCTGCTCAACCACTATGTTGAACTGTTCAGCAAAAAATATGCGATGAAAAGGGCGGTCTCCCTCACCTCGGAAGTGTCAGATGCCCTTGTCTTATACGATTATCCTGGAAATGTCAGGGAGTTGATAAATATTTGTGAACGCCTTGTGGTCATGTCAAGCAAGGGTTGCATGGCCTATACGGATCTTCCTGCCAGTGTTTTATCCTCCGTGGGATCTGGAACCTGTGAGCAGGAACTGTGGGACTCTGCCCTCACCCTTCAGGAGATGATCGAACGTCTGGAAAAAAAGGTGCTTGAAAAAACCATGCAAACCCAGGGCACCCAGAAGAAAACTGCAGAACTTCTGGGGCTCAATCAATCCACCGTGGCCCGAAAACTTAAAAAATACGCCCTGGGCACATGA
- a CDS encoding diguanylate cyclase domain-containing protein: MINDKKTITHFFAILLIFVSVLAGSISLIYFLEAKDHLKRLKLEEQMNLKLQLALTSKNFETIISDLLFLSEQNELLDLIKFNDKTYKVLVSNEYLTMARTKKTYDQIRYLDNTGMEIVRVNFNNGNPEIVKDPDLQFKGDRYYFKETFMLDANGIFVSPLDLNIEHGSIETPLKPIIRFGIPVFNENQQKCGVILINYLAGKMLATIGETARLSPGKTMLINPEGFWLLSPDKDEEWGFMIKGRQDKNFSKKFPEEWNKIASSKSYQTNDRNGLFTSATIYPLRQEEIHGLGPTSATDPVVDENRVDVKSLKYYWKLVSYIPRHDLNSGMRSLFLKLLFMAIALLPVTTIPSWLIAKAIIRRKSYLIELYRSANYDKLTDLPNRAMFMDRFNEIFKQSRRYKRKLALLFIDLDGFKSVNDTLGHDAGDELLIEVAKRLKGCVRDSDVVARLGGDEFTVIFSTITSLDDPKLGAQKILQNLAAPFSIKGHDTRISASIGMSIYPDHGNDIEVLLKKADNAMYLAKEAGKNNYKLSPV, encoded by the coding sequence TTGATAAACGACAAAAAAACAATTACTCACTTTTTTGCCATACTTCTGATCTTCGTATCCGTTCTGGCCGGCAGCATCAGCCTGATATACTTTTTAGAAGCAAAGGATCATTTAAAGCGTTTAAAACTCGAAGAGCAAATGAACCTGAAATTGCAACTGGCTTTAACTTCAAAGAATTTCGAAACCATAATTTCAGACCTTTTATTTTTGTCAGAGCAAAACGAACTGCTTGATCTCATAAAATTCAACGATAAAACATATAAGGTCCTGGTATCAAATGAATATTTAACCATGGCCCGCACGAAAAAAACTTACGATCAAATTCGATACCTGGATAATACGGGCATGGAAATCGTGCGGGTCAACTTTAACAATGGAAACCCTGAAATTGTTAAAGACCCTGATCTGCAGTTCAAAGGAGACCGATACTATTTCAAGGAAACGTTCATGCTTGATGCCAATGGGATATTTGTATCCCCGCTGGATTTAAACATCGAACACGGCAGCATTGAAACGCCCCTGAAACCAATTATTCGTTTCGGCATCCCCGTATTCAATGAAAATCAGCAGAAATGCGGCGTCATCCTGATCAACTACCTTGCCGGTAAAATGCTTGCAACCATTGGGGAAACGGCTAGATTATCACCGGGCAAAACCATGTTGATCAACCCCGAGGGTTTCTGGCTCCTCAGTCCGGACAAAGATGAAGAATGGGGCTTTATGATAAAAGGCAGACAGGATAAAAATTTTTCTAAAAAATTTCCCGAAGAATGGAATAAAATTGCATCTTCAAAAAGTTACCAGACAAATGACAGAAACGGCCTGTTTACTTCTGCAACCATCTACCCGTTAAGGCAAGAAGAGATTCATGGGCTGGGTCCCACTTCCGCCACAGACCCTGTTGTCGACGAAAACCGGGTGGATGTTAAATCTTTGAAATATTATTGGAAACTTGTATCATACATCCCCAGGCATGATCTGAATTCCGGAATGAGAAGCCTTTTTTTAAAACTCCTGTTTATGGCAATTGCACTGCTTCCCGTTACCACAATTCCATCATGGCTGATTGCCAAAGCAATCATACGACGAAAATCATACTTGATTGAACTCTACCGTTCAGCAAACTATGACAAATTGACCGACCTGCCAAACCGGGCAATGTTCATGGACAGATTCAACGAGATATTCAAACAATCCAGACGATACAAGAGAAAACTTGCCCTGCTGTTCATCGATCTTGACGGTTTTAAATCGGTAAATGATACCTTGGGGCATGATGCGGGTGACGAACTGCTGATTGAGGTCGCAAAAAGGCTCAAGGGATGTGTAAGGGACTCCGATGTCGTGGCACGGCTGGGTGGAGATGAATTCACGGTCATATTCAGCACGATAACCTCCCTGGATGATCCAAAACTGGGGGCACAAAAAATCCTTCAGAACCTAGCTGCACCCTTCAGCATCAAAGGCCATGATACCCGCATCAGCGCAAGCATCGGGATGAGTATTTATCCGGATCATGGAAATGATATCGAGGTGTTACTGAAAAAAGCGGATAACGCCATGTACCTGGCAAAAGAGGCAGGTAAAAACAATTATAAACTGAGCCCGGTTTAA
- a CDS encoding ParB/RepB/Spo0J family partition protein has product MKNDLINISELNVQDPFASIFPIGTETLASIKQDMETNGFDPVFPIVAWEGKNVVVDGHTRFAAAKAIGLTQVPVLFKKFDDEDDAVLYSFYIQRNRRNMSDDDILRCLEMLDTIHGAPGKNKEGDARKMTRKAINEIRAKELGVSADKVDKARKVLELGTDDIREGVNSGEKSINKAFQEMQEIRRESGELKGKPTTGLGGATRYIQSLGRYLKELTRVREGGWEDVSQEKALADLAAIKELIEG; this is encoded by the coding sequence ATGAAAAATGATCTTATCAATATTTCTGAGCTGAATGTTCAGGACCCGTTTGCATCAATTTTTCCGATTGGAACGGAAACCCTTGCGTCCATTAAGCAGGATATGGAAACCAATGGGTTTGACCCGGTTTTTCCCATTGTGGCATGGGAAGGAAAAAATGTTGTGGTGGACGGCCATACCCGGTTTGCTGCGGCCAAAGCAATCGGACTTACACAAGTGCCGGTGCTGTTTAAAAAATTTGACGATGAAGACGATGCTGTGCTTTACAGCTTTTATATCCAGCGTAACCGCAGAAATATGTCAGATGATGATATCTTAAGATGTCTTGAAATGCTTGATACCATCCATGGGGCACCTGGAAAGAACAAGGAAGGGGATGCCCGCAAGATGACCCGAAAGGCAATTAATGAGATCCGGGCAAAGGAGCTGGGGGTCAGTGCCGACAAGGTGGACAAGGCCCGCAAGGTTCTGGAACTTGGAACGGACGACATCAGGGAAGGTGTTAACTCGGGTGAAAAGTCAATCAACAAAGCCTTTCAGGAAATGCAGGAAATCCGCAGGGAGAGTGGTGAACTCAAGGGAAAGCCCACCACCGGGCTTGGGGGTGCTACCCGATACATCCAGTCCCTAGGCCGGTACCTGAAGGAGTTGACCCGGGTCCGGGAAGGTGGATGGGAGGATGTATCCCAGGAAAAAGCCCTGGCAGACCTTGCGGCCATCAAAGAACTCATTGAAGGCTGA
- a CDS encoding phosphoribosyltransferase family protein: MKEAETFRLELSPDFSRDLPILKLRGSEHKIASFVMLGDVELNKKCAALLVEKMKEKNLLEKFDYLVTLEAKGITLTHEVADILNFPRFVVIRKTPKKYMQRPLMVPSESITSGKDQTIVLDGLDIDRLRGKKVCLVEDVIATGGSVEAACDLLNAIGAQVTVIAAVLLKGKFEDPRLLYLAAPEM, encoded by the coding sequence GTGAAAGAAGCAGAAACATTTCGTTTAGAACTGAGCCCGGATTTCAGCCGGGATCTACCGATCCTCAAACTCCGCGGCAGTGAACATAAAATTGCTTCATTTGTGATGCTGGGAGATGTGGAACTCAACAAAAAGTGTGCCGCCCTTCTGGTGGAAAAAATGAAGGAGAAAAACCTTCTGGAAAAATTTGATTATCTGGTGACCCTGGAGGCCAAGGGAATTACATTGACCCACGAGGTTGCAGATATTCTCAACTTTCCCCGTTTCGTTGTGATCCGGAAAACGCCCAAAAAATATATGCAGCGGCCGTTGATGGTGCCGTCGGAGTCCATTACCAGCGGTAAGGATCAGACCATCGTTCTGGACGGCCTGGATATTGACCGACTCAGGGGGAAAAAGGTCTGCCTTGTGGAAGATGTGATTGCCACAGGAGGGTCTGTGGAGGCGGCCTGTGACCTGCTCAATGCCATTGGTGCACAAGTCACGGTGATTGCCGCTGTTCTGCTGAAAGGAAAATTTGAAGATCCCCGCCTGCTCTACCTGGCTGCGCCGGAAATGTAA
- a CDS encoding TRAP transporter substrate-binding protein, producing MKKMNLTRILAVCLSLTFGVCGTTFAKAKHTFTLGHTEPTNVSTHLAALKFAELISERTNGDIEIVIHPNSELGAAADQAQMVQSGAISMAMLPAGHVATIVPEVQIFTIPFLFPGDIHEMARIVNGPAINVLNKDFSEKDIELLAVLPHAPKQFTSNKPINVPADFKGQKIRTMASPLIVESYKLLGATPVPINYHEVYTALQLGTVDGEENPFWAIGEMKFYEVQKYIVESNHAYLATIFFMNKAMLSGLPADYRDIVIKTAHEILPYQLEAELKIDKENEEKIRAHKGTTVTVLSADAVAEFKAIMKPVKDIYIKMAGDSGKEVLETYEREMSK from the coding sequence ATGAAAAAAATGAATTTGACCCGGATCCTTGCCGTCTGCCTCAGTCTCACCTTTGGCGTCTGCGGTACAACCTTTGCCAAAGCCAAACATACATTTACCCTGGGGCATACAGAACCCACCAATGTATCCACCCATCTGGCAGCATTGAAATTTGCCGAGCTTATTTCAGAAAGAACCAATGGTGATATCGAGATCGTGATTCATCCGAATTCGGAGCTGGGCGCGGCTGCGGACCAGGCCCAGATGGTTCAAAGTGGTGCCATCTCAATGGCCATGCTCCCGGCAGGGCACGTGGCAACCATCGTTCCCGAGGTGCAGATCTTTACGATTCCGTTTTTATTCCCCGGGGATATCCATGAAATGGCCAGAATCGTTAACGGTCCGGCTATCAACGTACTGAACAAGGACTTCTCAGAAAAAGATATTGAACTGTTGGCTGTTCTTCCCCATGCACCCAAACAGTTTACTTCAAATAAACCCATCAACGTGCCCGCTGATTTCAAAGGGCAGAAAATTCGCACCATGGCATCACCCTTGATCGTGGAAAGCTATAAGCTGCTGGGTGCAACTCCCGTCCCCATCAATTATCATGAGGTGTATACGGCATTGCAGCTTGGGACCGTGGACGGTGAAGAGAATCCGTTCTGGGCCATTGGTGAAATGAAATTCTATGAAGTCCAGAAGTATATTGTCGAGAGTAATCACGCCTACCTGGCCACGATCTTTTTCATGAACAAAGCCATGCTTTCCGGTCTGCCTGCCGACTATAGGGATATTGTCATCAAAACGGCCCACGAAATCCTGCCCTATCAGCTGGAAGCCGAGCTTAAAATTGACAAGGAAAACGAAGAAAAGATCAGGGCACACAAGGGCACCACGGTTACAGTGCTTTCTGCTGATGCCGTGGCCGAGTTTAAAGCCATCATGAAGCCTGTGAAAGATATTTATATAAAAATGGCGGGTGACAGTGGAAAAGAAGTGCTGGAAACCTATGAGCGGGAAATGAGCAAATAG
- a CDS encoding TRAP transporter large permease — MASYLVASLVVLLILGFPMFMVMMVPSVTALAFFQSHIPIFTLVQRMIGGISPFPLTAVPLFILAADIMLKGEMAKRLTRFAEVLVGHLTGGLAHTTILASLIFGAVSGSTQATVAAIGSNMYPTLIKRGYSRSFATALIVNASDVSQLIPPSIMLIVYGVVTGTSISSLFIAGIIPGLLLGLAFMVYSWYWAKKNNIPKNQKPTFGNLKQATIEAIGPLGFTLIIIGGIYSGTFSPTEAAAVAVGYSFIMETFVFRSITIKDMGAIALKSGTTTALVFVLIGGAEAMVWLLTISRIPLTVSTFIIGLNSSPLALLLLINVTFFIALMFFNPISAVVVITPLFLPVIKALGIDPVHLGVLITLNAAIGSATPPFGVDLFTACAIFRLPFNTVVKGVGPFVICGIIVLLVLTVFPEMVTFLPRLLL; from the coding sequence ATGGCATCGTATTTAGTCGCATCACTGGTTGTTCTGCTGATCCTGGGGTTTCCCATGTTCATGGTCATGATGGTTCCGTCTGTCACGGCCCTGGCCTTTTTTCAAAGTCATATTCCCATCTTTACCCTTGTACAGCGAATGATTGGAGGCATCAGCCCTTTTCCCCTTACTGCAGTACCACTGTTCATACTGGCGGCGGATATCATGCTCAAAGGAGAAATGGCTAAACGGCTTACCCGGTTTGCCGAGGTGCTTGTGGGGCACCTTACGGGTGGACTTGCCCATACAACCATATTGGCATCCCTTATTTTTGGTGCGGTTTCCGGATCAACCCAGGCCACGGTGGCTGCCATTGGGTCAAATATGTACCCCACCCTTATCAAACGGGGGTATTCCCGTTCTTTTGCCACGGCCCTGATCGTAAATGCAAGTGACGTTTCCCAATTGATTCCGCCAAGTATCATGTTAATCGTCTATGGCGTGGTCACAGGGACGTCAATTTCAAGCCTGTTTATTGCAGGGATTATTCCCGGTTTACTCCTGGGGTTGGCATTCATGGTCTATTCCTGGTATTGGGCAAAAAAAAATAATATTCCAAAAAATCAAAAGCCCACTTTCGGTAACCTGAAGCAGGCAACCATTGAGGCCATTGGCCCGCTGGGCTTTACCTTGATTATTATCGGGGGGATTTATTCAGGGACATTCAGTCCAACGGAAGCGGCGGCCGTTGCTGTGGGATATAGTTTCATCATGGAAACATTTGTTTTCCGTTCCATAACAATAAAAGATATGGGGGCGATTGCTTTAAAATCCGGGACCACCACGGCACTGGTGTTCGTCCTCATCGGCGGGGCTGAAGCCATGGTATGGCTGTTGACCATATCAAGGATTCCCCTGACGGTATCTACCTTTATCATCGGTCTGAATTCGTCACCCCTGGCTTTGCTGCTCCTGATCAACGTCACCTTTTTTATTGCGTTGATGTTTTTTAACCCTATTTCCGCCGTTGTTGTGATTACGCCGTTGTTTTTGCCGGTTATAAAGGCGCTGGGCATCGACCCTGTTCACCTGGGGGTCTTGATCACCCTGAATGCGGCCATCGGTTCTGCGACCCCGCCCTTTGGGGTTGATCTGTTTACTGCCTGCGCTATTTTCAGGTTGCCGTTCAATACGGTGGTCAAGGGGGTGGGACCCTTTGTCATCTGCGGCATAATTGTTCTGCTGGTACTGACGGTATTTCCCGAGATGGTTACTTTTTTACCCAGATTACTGCTTTGA
- a CDS encoding TRAP transporter small permease, with protein MKLFSLIDAGLFQIEKTIVSSCMLIMAVILLASVLCRHLNIVMVGGEEIAQFTVVWLTFCGMALCARQGNHILMSAVLDTISMEKRKKLITGICLFTGCFCLLLAIYSFQLTQSVFTRGQVTPALRIPIWYMYAATPVGFFLTGIYYVGGFFKNLTHKGIYYGLEKPE; from the coding sequence ATGAAACTCTTTAGCTTAATTGATGCTGGGCTTTTTCAAATTGAAAAGACAATCGTTTCATCGTGTATGCTCATCATGGCTGTGATTCTTTTAGCCTCAGTGCTTTGCAGACACCTGAACATTGTCATGGTCGGGGGTGAAGAGATAGCCCAATTCACCGTTGTCTGGCTGACTTTCTGCGGTATGGCATTGTGCGCCAGACAAGGAAACCACATATTGATGTCTGCCGTGCTCGATACCATTTCAATGGAGAAAAGAAAAAAACTGATAACCGGGATCTGTCTGTTCACTGGATGTTTTTGTCTTTTATTGGCCATCTATTCTTTCCAACTTACCCAAAGTGTTTTCACCCGGGGGCAGGTTACCCCTGCCCTTAGAATTCCCATCTGGTATATGTATGCTGCAACACCCGTGGGGTTCTTTTTGACCGGCATCTACTATGTGGGTGGTTTTTTTAAAAACCTGACCCATAAAGGCATCTATTACGGGTTGGAAAAACCGGAATAG